A single genomic interval of Spinacia oleracea cultivar Varoflay chromosome 6, BTI_SOV_V1, whole genome shotgun sequence harbors:
- the LOC110796948 gene encoding uncharacterized protein isoform X1 yields the protein MNGIQLNGKPRSSEKPVPGCLGRMVNLFDLTSSMSGNRLLTDKPYNDGSSLSRSRSDVSRMSSIAIDEMEDKVMVSDLRRSSSNRKPNGTPVKMLIAQEMSKDLETIQKPPNVVAKLMGLDVIPQQQPDLASQRIHSRIYSRNSHSEIPVGYYEEEHGFCDVHPHRDQNEYKDIYEIWQQSQRTNCRRDKSPQKGRIAENMNDKKLALIRQKFVEAKRLATDEKLRQTKEFQEALDVLSSNGDLFLKVLQEPNSLFSQQFYIGDSISPSPETKRITVLRPSKMVTEDKFAKRNENQSKKQVSLNQVNVWENQHSGFPPTISSWKVSDSPIQPTRIVVLKPSPVKPTESQAVISSTPSSPRVLPSESFFEEPEDEEAREAREVAKEITQQMRENLAGHRRDETLLSSVFSNGYTGDESSFEKSENEFAAENLSDSEVMSPTSRHSWDYVNRFDSPFSSSSFSRASYSPESSVCREAKKRLSERWAMMASNGGNNNNNNNNINSNHGQRHIRRSSSTLGEMLALSEIKNSEICEVEDNNNKDEDPRGSTPYLNSNMDVIESGDSSPRNLLRSKSVPVSSTAYGERLNVEVNNPALCKAGSSKEIIKAKVSKTSFTGKVTSLFFSRNKKSKKEKSSKSVANDESQLATAETPGSLTPPGRTSNDHSEVVLSPTSRLHSGNVMIDLNDTILGQSIPSQQRFSVSQAGTSAIQGENQEQPSPISVLQTPFEEDDSTLLGCSRSIDPNLHGEHIPVCLGKSNLIDKSPPIGSIARTLSWEEPFAETATNYPMNSPFMSLGGAEDDEVEYLYLVQSLLTIAGLNDDEGQVGSHLSRWHSPDCPLDPLLRDKYIDLSAKEPLHEARRRQLRSRRKLIFDCVNAALVDITGFRTSNGYLVEGETLTDKVWAWIKELLPGEVKFLSVVDGGDNHCLVEKLVRKEVIGKGWNEQIRFQVDSIGKEIEGKLLEQLVEESLLEWTPRR from the exons ATGAATGGGATTCAACTGAATGGTAAACCTCGCAGTTCTGAGAAGCCTGTGCCAGGATGTTTGGGAAGAATGGTCAACCTCTTCGACTTAACTTCCAGCATGTCTGGAAACCGGCTTCTCACTGACAAGCCTTATAACGATG GTTCTTCTTTATCAAGAAGTCGTTCAGATGTCTCTAGGATGTCGAGCATTGCCATAGATGAGATGGAAGATAAAGTG ATGGTCTCCGACTTAAGGAGATCTTCATCGAACAGAAAACCTAATGGAACTCCTGTAAAGATGTTAATAGCTCAAGAAATGTCAAAGGACTTGGAAACAATACAGAAACCACCTAATGTGGTGGCGAAGTTGATGGGACTTGATGTGATTCCTCAGCAACAGCCTGATTTGGCTTCCCAGAGGATTCATTCAAGAATTTATTCTCGAAATAGTCATTCAGAGATACCAGTAGGATATTATGAGGAAGAACACGGCTTTTGCGATGTTCATCCCCATCGAGATCAGAATGAATATAAGGACATATATGAAATCTGGCAGCAATCTCAAAGAACAAACTGTAGAAGAGATAAATCGCCTCAAAAAGGAAGGATTGCTGAAAATATGAATGATAAAAAGTTGGCACTCATTCGTCAAAAGTTTGTAGAAGCAAAACGCCTTGCCACGGATGAGAAGCTACGACAGACCAAGGAGTTTCAAGAGGCTTTAGATGTGTTGAGTTCCAACGGGGACTTATTTCTGAAAGTTCTTCAAGAGCCGAATTCTTTGTTTTCTCAGCAATTCTATATAGGGGACTCCATTTCTCCATCTCCAGAGACCAAGCGCATTACTGTCCTCAGACCTTCTAAAATGGTGACTGAGGACAAATTTGCAAAGAGGAACGAAAATCAATCAAAGAAGCAAGTTTCGCTGAACCAAGTTAATGTATGGGAAAACCAGCATAGTGGATTTCCACCTACTATATCGTCCTGGAAAGTTAGTGATAGTCCTATTCAGCCCACCCGGATAGTAGTGTTGAAACCTAGTCCTGTTAAGCCTACTGAATCTCAGGCAGTTATCTCCTCAACTCCGTCCTCACCGCGAGTTCTACCTAGTGAAAGTTTCTTTGAAGAACCAGAAGATGAGGAGGCCCGAGAAGCAAGGGAAGTTGCCAAGGAAATCACACAGCAGATGCGTGAAAATTTGGCAGGTCATCGAAGAGATGAAACTCTTCTTTCTTCTGTGTTCTCTAATGGCTATACAGGGGATGAAAGTTCTTTcgaaaaatctgaaaatgaatTTGCAGCTGAAAATCTTAGTGATTCTGAAGTTATGTCGCCGACATCAAGGCATTCTTGGGATTATGTCAATAGATTTGATAGTCCGTTCTCTTCGTCATCTTTCAGCCGTGCATCTTATTCCCCAGAGTCGTCAGTTTGTAGAGAAGCAAAAAAGAGACTTTCTGAGAGATGGGCCATGATGGCATCAAATGgtggtaataataataataataataataacattaataGTAATCATGGACAAAGGCACATTCGAAGAAGTTCCAGTACACTGGGTGAAATGCTTGCACTTTCTGAGATCAAGAACTCCGAAATATGTGAAGTTGAGGATAACAACAATAAAGATGAAGATCCCAGGGGATCAACTCCATACCTGAATAGCAATATGGATGTCATAGAAAGTGGTGACAGTTCTCCCAGAAATCTTTTGAGATCAAAATCAGTCCCTGTTTCATCTACAGCTTATGGAGAAAGGCTAAATGTTGAAGTCAACAATCCAGCACTTTGCAAGGCAGGATCTTCGAAGGAGATAATAAAGGCAAAAGTATCAAAGACCTCATTCACTGGGAAAGTCACAAGTTTGTTTTTCTCAAGGAATAAGAAATCTAAGAAAGAAAAGTCCAGCAAATCCGTTGCTAATGATGAATCTCAATTGGCAACAGCTGAAACACCAGGATCCCTGACACCTCCTGGAAGGACAAGCAATGACCATTCAGAGGTGGTTCTCTCCCCGACATCACGGTTGCATAGTGGAAATGTTATGATAGATCTTAATGATACCATACTTGGACAAAGCATACCTTCTCAGCAG AGGTTTTCTGTATCCCAGGCAGGAACATCTGCAATTCAAGGAGAGAATCAGGAACAACCAAGCCCGATCTCAGTCCTGCAAACCCCGTTTGAAGAGGATGACAGTACCTTGCTCGGTTGCTCTCGTAGCATCGACCCAAACCTTCATG GAGAACACATCCCTGTTTGTCTTGGCAAGTCTAACTTGATCGATAAATCACCACCAATCGGATCAATTGCAAGGACGTTATCGTGGGAAGAACCCTTTGCAGAAACAGCCACTAATTATCCTATGAACTCCCCTTTTATGTCCCTAGGAGGAGCGGAGGATGATGAGGTTGAATATCTTTACTTAGTTCAATCCTTACTAACGATAGCAGGCCTCAATGACGACGAGGGACAAGTGGGTTCACACTTGAGTAGATGGCACTCCCCAGACTGCCCATTAGACCCCCTTTTAAGAGATAAATACATCGATCTGAGCGCCAAAGAGCCATTACACGAAGCGAGAAGAAGGCAACTAAGATCGAGGAGGAAGCTGATATTCGACTGTGTTAATGCAGCACTTGTGGACATTACAGGATTCAGAACCAGCAACGGTTACTTGGTGGAGGGTGAGACATTGACAGATAAGGTGTGGGCTTGGATTAAGGAATTGTTGCCGGGTGAGGTGAAGTTCCTATCAGTTGTTGATGGTGGGGACAACCACTGTTTGGTGGAGAAGCTGGTTAGGAAGGAAGTTAtaggaaaaggatggaatgaaCAAATAAGATTTCAAGTTGACAGTATAGGCAAGGAAATTGAAGGGAAACTTCTTGAACAACTTGTAGAGGAGTCTCTGCTTGAATGGACACcacgacgatga
- the LOC110796948 gene encoding uncharacterized protein isoform X2, producing MNGIQLNGKPRSSEKPVPGCLGRMVNLFDLTSSMSGNRLLTDKPYNDGSSLSRSRSDVSRMSSIAIDEMEDKVMVSDLRRSSSNRKPNGTPVKMLIAQEMSKDLETIQKPPNVVAKLMGLDVIPQQQPDLASQRIHSRIYSRNSHSEIPVGYYEEEHGFCDVHPHRDQNEYKDIYEIWQQSQRTNCRRDKSPQKGRIAENMNDKKLALIRQKFVEAKRLATDEKLRQTKEFQEALDVLSSNGDLFLKVLQEPNSLFSQQFYIGDSISPSPETKRITVLRPSKMVTEDKFAKRNENQSKKQVSLNQVNVWENQHSGFPPTISSWKVSDSPIQPTRIVVLKPSPVKPTESQAVISSTPSSPRVLPSESFFEEPEDEEAREAREVAKEITQQMRENLAGHRRDETLLSSVFSNGYTGDESSFEKSENEFAAENLSDSEVMSPTSRHSWDYVNRFDSPFSSSSFSRASYSPESSVCREAKKRLSERWAMMASNGGNNNNNNNNINSNHGQRHIRRSSSTLGEMLALSEIKNSEICEVEDNNNKDEDPRGSTPYLNSNMDVIESGDSSPRNLLRSKSVPVSSTAYGERLNVEVNNPALCKAGSSKEIIKAKVSKTSFTGKVTSLFFSRNKKSKKEKSSKSVANDESQLATAETPGSLTPPGRTSNDHSEVVLSPTSRLHSGNVMIDLNDTILGQSIPSQQAGTSAIQGENQEQPSPISVLQTPFEEDDSTLLGCSRSIDPNLHGEHIPVCLGKSNLIDKSPPIGSIARTLSWEEPFAETATNYPMNSPFMSLGGAEDDEVEYLYLVQSLLTIAGLNDDEGQVGSHLSRWHSPDCPLDPLLRDKYIDLSAKEPLHEARRRQLRSRRKLIFDCVNAALVDITGFRTSNGYLVEGETLTDKVWAWIKELLPGEVKFLSVVDGGDNHCLVEKLVRKEVIGKGWNEQIRFQVDSIGKEIEGKLLEQLVEESLLEWTPRR from the exons ATGAATGGGATTCAACTGAATGGTAAACCTCGCAGTTCTGAGAAGCCTGTGCCAGGATGTTTGGGAAGAATGGTCAACCTCTTCGACTTAACTTCCAGCATGTCTGGAAACCGGCTTCTCACTGACAAGCCTTATAACGATG GTTCTTCTTTATCAAGAAGTCGTTCAGATGTCTCTAGGATGTCGAGCATTGCCATAGATGAGATGGAAGATAAAGTG ATGGTCTCCGACTTAAGGAGATCTTCATCGAACAGAAAACCTAATGGAACTCCTGTAAAGATGTTAATAGCTCAAGAAATGTCAAAGGACTTGGAAACAATACAGAAACCACCTAATGTGGTGGCGAAGTTGATGGGACTTGATGTGATTCCTCAGCAACAGCCTGATTTGGCTTCCCAGAGGATTCATTCAAGAATTTATTCTCGAAATAGTCATTCAGAGATACCAGTAGGATATTATGAGGAAGAACACGGCTTTTGCGATGTTCATCCCCATCGAGATCAGAATGAATATAAGGACATATATGAAATCTGGCAGCAATCTCAAAGAACAAACTGTAGAAGAGATAAATCGCCTCAAAAAGGAAGGATTGCTGAAAATATGAATGATAAAAAGTTGGCACTCATTCGTCAAAAGTTTGTAGAAGCAAAACGCCTTGCCACGGATGAGAAGCTACGACAGACCAAGGAGTTTCAAGAGGCTTTAGATGTGTTGAGTTCCAACGGGGACTTATTTCTGAAAGTTCTTCAAGAGCCGAATTCTTTGTTTTCTCAGCAATTCTATATAGGGGACTCCATTTCTCCATCTCCAGAGACCAAGCGCATTACTGTCCTCAGACCTTCTAAAATGGTGACTGAGGACAAATTTGCAAAGAGGAACGAAAATCAATCAAAGAAGCAAGTTTCGCTGAACCAAGTTAATGTATGGGAAAACCAGCATAGTGGATTTCCACCTACTATATCGTCCTGGAAAGTTAGTGATAGTCCTATTCAGCCCACCCGGATAGTAGTGTTGAAACCTAGTCCTGTTAAGCCTACTGAATCTCAGGCAGTTATCTCCTCAACTCCGTCCTCACCGCGAGTTCTACCTAGTGAAAGTTTCTTTGAAGAACCAGAAGATGAGGAGGCCCGAGAAGCAAGGGAAGTTGCCAAGGAAATCACACAGCAGATGCGTGAAAATTTGGCAGGTCATCGAAGAGATGAAACTCTTCTTTCTTCTGTGTTCTCTAATGGCTATACAGGGGATGAAAGTTCTTTcgaaaaatctgaaaatgaatTTGCAGCTGAAAATCTTAGTGATTCTGAAGTTATGTCGCCGACATCAAGGCATTCTTGGGATTATGTCAATAGATTTGATAGTCCGTTCTCTTCGTCATCTTTCAGCCGTGCATCTTATTCCCCAGAGTCGTCAGTTTGTAGAGAAGCAAAAAAGAGACTTTCTGAGAGATGGGCCATGATGGCATCAAATGgtggtaataataataataataataataacattaataGTAATCATGGACAAAGGCACATTCGAAGAAGTTCCAGTACACTGGGTGAAATGCTTGCACTTTCTGAGATCAAGAACTCCGAAATATGTGAAGTTGAGGATAACAACAATAAAGATGAAGATCCCAGGGGATCAACTCCATACCTGAATAGCAATATGGATGTCATAGAAAGTGGTGACAGTTCTCCCAGAAATCTTTTGAGATCAAAATCAGTCCCTGTTTCATCTACAGCTTATGGAGAAAGGCTAAATGTTGAAGTCAACAATCCAGCACTTTGCAAGGCAGGATCTTCGAAGGAGATAATAAAGGCAAAAGTATCAAAGACCTCATTCACTGGGAAAGTCACAAGTTTGTTTTTCTCAAGGAATAAGAAATCTAAGAAAGAAAAGTCCAGCAAATCCGTTGCTAATGATGAATCTCAATTGGCAACAGCTGAAACACCAGGATCCCTGACACCTCCTGGAAGGACAAGCAATGACCATTCAGAGGTGGTTCTCTCCCCGACATCACGGTTGCATAGTGGAAATGTTATGATAGATCTTAATGATACCATACTTGGACAAAGCATACCTTCTCAGCAG GCAGGAACATCTGCAATTCAAGGAGAGAATCAGGAACAACCAAGCCCGATCTCAGTCCTGCAAACCCCGTTTGAAGAGGATGACAGTACCTTGCTCGGTTGCTCTCGTAGCATCGACCCAAACCTTCATG GAGAACACATCCCTGTTTGTCTTGGCAAGTCTAACTTGATCGATAAATCACCACCAATCGGATCAATTGCAAGGACGTTATCGTGGGAAGAACCCTTTGCAGAAACAGCCACTAATTATCCTATGAACTCCCCTTTTATGTCCCTAGGAGGAGCGGAGGATGATGAGGTTGAATATCTTTACTTAGTTCAATCCTTACTAACGATAGCAGGCCTCAATGACGACGAGGGACAAGTGGGTTCACACTTGAGTAGATGGCACTCCCCAGACTGCCCATTAGACCCCCTTTTAAGAGATAAATACATCGATCTGAGCGCCAAAGAGCCATTACACGAAGCGAGAAGAAGGCAACTAAGATCGAGGAGGAAGCTGATATTCGACTGTGTTAATGCAGCACTTGTGGACATTACAGGATTCAGAACCAGCAACGGTTACTTGGTGGAGGGTGAGACATTGACAGATAAGGTGTGGGCTTGGATTAAGGAATTGTTGCCGGGTGAGGTGAAGTTCCTATCAGTTGTTGATGGTGGGGACAACCACTGTTTGGTGGAGAAGCTGGTTAGGAAGGAAGTTAtaggaaaaggatggaatgaaCAAATAAGATTTCAAGTTGACAGTATAGGCAAGGAAATTGAAGGGAAACTTCTTGAACAACTTGTAGAGGAGTCTCTGCTTGAATGGACACcacgacgatga
- the LOC110796947 gene encoding tetraspanin-18: MRTNCCHKLLAFNLKFLNFLQFFLGFSTVIYSAYLLNQWQSQAPVVPSPPSPAPPPNYLPSLTTIGGSLDVADRIESYNLGVEFVSGSEINLVSHLHFIQLPAPWFVYLLMVVGGILCCMSCIGHIAAEGLSGCCLCFYIFLSIVLILLEAAAVVFIAADRYWDKDLPYDPTGELEKLKSFVEENVDICKWLGLTLLSVQALSLLLSLVLRAMISTSREEPDVEEGDASGRDSTRNPLLYSQSNQSSATVKGEGRGAGSDIWTTQIRQKYGLNNESSRNQSLNAPSGTTS, translated from the exons ATGAGAACCAATTGTTGccacaagttattggcattcaATCTGaaattccttaatttcttgcAATTTTTCCTCGGATTTTCGACTGTGATTTACTCCGCTTACTTGCTAAATCAGTGGCAAAGCCAAGCTCCAGTTGTTCCTTCGCCTCCATCTCCAGCTCCGCCGCCGAATTATCTTCCTTCTCTTACCACCATTGGAGGATCGCTAGATGTTGCTGATCGGATTGAGTCCTATAATCTCGGCGTCGAATTTGTCTCGGGGTCGGAAATCAATTTGGTCTCGCATTTGCATTTCATTCAGCTTCCTGCTCCATG GTTCGTATACTTATTGATGGTGGTTGGTGGTATACTATGCTGTATGTCTTGCATTGGTCACATTGCAGCTGAAGGATTAAGTGGTTGTTGCCTCTGCTTT tacatTTTCCTTTCAATTGTGCTCATTTTACTTGAAGCAGCTGCGGTGGTATTTATTGCAGCTGACCGATATTGGGATAAG GATCTTCCTTATGACCCAACTGGGGAGCTTGAGAAGCTTAAATCCTTTGTTGAAGAGAATGTTGATATATGCAAGTGGCTGGGCCTTACTTTGCTCAGTGTCCAG GCATTGTCGCTCCTGTTATCATTGGTCCTCCGAGCTATGATTTCTACTTCAAGAGAAGAGCCTGATGTTGAGGAAGGTGATGCTTCTGGGAGAGATAGCACAAGGAACCCACTGCTTTACTCTCAATCTAATCAATCGTCTGCGACAGTAAAGGGTGAAGGAAGGGGGGCTGGTTCTGACATCTGGACGACACAGATAAGACAGAAG TATGGACTGAACAATGAGTCATCAAGAAATCAGTCTCTGAATGCACCATCTGGTACGACTTCCTAG